One region of Cucurbita pepo subsp. pepo cultivar mu-cu-16 chromosome LG03, ASM280686v2, whole genome shotgun sequence genomic DNA includes:
- the LOC111789706 gene encoding probable WRKY transcription factor 40 isoform X1, with amino-acid sequence MKHELLIDFESDRQATWPSFPFLPYFLPFIHSFIHSNMPKSAHQIRTSSLKFPLPLLIYPLPTPSGSSQNPTFSSFKLPPLMAAYSSWLDSVDTSLDLNLQPLRFSGEAPKERNYMEVERKVSVKEETGALMEELKRVNAENKKLTEMLSVVCENYNTLRGHLMEQMNKSGEKEICCSSKKRKSESSESSSTDEDSFKEPKQETMNKSAKITTVQVKIGASDSNLVVKDGYQWRKYGQKVTRDNPCPRAYFKCSFAPTCPVKKKVQRSVEDQSVLVATYEGEHNHPQASQIDPTSARSVSIAPAPLTAAPRSLSTPPKPTTEAKTISNPRFESPEVQQFLVEQMASSLTKDPNFTAALAAAISGKIFQH; translated from the exons ATGAAGCACGAGTTGTTGATTGACTTTGAATCCGACCGACAGGCGACATGGCCCTCTTTCCCCTTCCTTCCCTACTTCCttccattcattcattcattcattcattcaaatatGCCAAAATCCGCACACCAAATCAGAACCTCTTCTCTCAAATTCCCACTCCCACTTCTTATATATCCTCTCCCAACCCCATCTGGGTCTTCCCAAAATCctaccttttcttcttttaaactTCCCCCCCTCATGGCCGCTTATTCTTCTTGGTTGGATTCTGTTGACACTTCTCTAGATCTCAATCTTCAACCTCTCAGATTCTCCGGCGAGGCTCCG AAGGAGAGGAATTACATGGAGGTTGAGAGGAAGGTTTCTGTGAAAGAAGAG aCTGGAGCTTTAATGGAGGAATTGAAGAGGGTGAATGCAGAGAACAAGAAATTGACTGAAATGTTGTCTGTTGTGTGTGAAAATTACAACACTCTGAGAGGGCATTTGATGGAACAGATGAACAAAAGTGGAGAAAAGGAGATTTGTTGTTCTTCAAAGAAGAGGAAATCAGAGAGTTCTGAGAGTAGCTCAACTGATGAAGACTCTTTCAAGGAACCAAAACAGGAAACCATGAACAAATCTGCTAAAATCACAACAGTTCAAGTCAAAATTGGAGCTTCTGATTCAAATCTG GTTGTTAAAGATGGATATCAATGGAGGAAATATGGCCAAAAGGTCACTAGAGATAATCCTTGTCCTAGAGCTTATTTCAAATGCTCTTTTGCCCCAACCTGCCCTGTCAAGAAGAAG GTTCAAAGAAGTGTAGAAGATCAATCAGTTCTGGTGGCCACATATGAAGGCGAACATAACCATCCACAAGCATCTCAGATCGACCCCACTTCCGCCCGTTCTGTCAGCATAGCTCCGGCACCGCTCACGGCAGCTCCGAGATCCTTGTCTACGCCGCCCAAACCGACGACAGAAGCTAAAACGATTTCCAACCCAAGATTTGAGTCGCCGGAAGTGCAACAGTTTCTCGTCGAACAGATGGCTTCTTCGTTGACAAAAGATCCCAATTTTACGGCGGCGCTAGCGGCGGCGATATCGGGAAAGATTTTCCAACATTAA
- the LOC111789909 gene encoding probable N-acetyltransferase HLS1 has protein sequence MVQKKIADEYRLQIITEQNSNNLIVVREYCEERDKVSVEKLERQCDVGQKGKASIFTDLLGDPICRIRHFPLHLMLVAEYGDARDIVGVIRGCIKHVTTGHSHHPLDLAYILGLRVSTTHRRLGVGTKLVQHLEKWCKQKGADYAYIATECANQPCINMFTHKFSYTKFRSPTVLVQPVHAHYKPISSGVAIVRIPPHVVVKIYRQLFANAELFPMDIDAILSNKLNLGTFMAVPKKLLPNWNPETGILPQSFAVLSVWNTKEVFKLQVKGVSKLTYACCMGSRVLDSWVPWLRLPSFPDVFSQFGVYFLYGLSMRGSDGPRLMKFLCRFVHNMAKDDVGCGAVVAEVGQQDPVRAAIPHWRRFSWSEDLWCIKKLRDLEGDECNWIKSPPSSAGIFVDPRDI, from the exons ATGGTGCAGAAGAAGATAGCTGATGAATATAGGCTGCAAATCATTACAGAgcaaaatagtaataatttgATTGTAGTGAGAGAATACTGTGAAGAGAGGGATAAGGTGTCGGTGGAGAAGCTGGAGAGGCAGTGTGATGTCGGACAGAAAGGGAAGGCTTCTATTTTCACTGATCTTCTGGGTGATCCTATTTGCCGCATTCGCCACTTCCCTTTGCACCTCATGCTG GTTGCAGAGTATGGAGATGCTAGAGATATCGTTGGTGTTATAAGAGGATGTATCAAACATGTCACAACAGGCCATTCTCATCATCCCCTCGACCTCGCTTATATTTTGGGCTTAAGGGTCTCTACTACTCACAG GAGGCTAGGAGTTGGCACAAAATTAGTTCAACATCTAGAGAAATGGTGCAAGCAAAAGGGTGCAGACTATGCATATATAGCAACAGAATGCGCTAACCAGCCCTGCATCAACATGTTTACACACAAGTTTTCATACACAAAATTCAGATCACCCACAGTGTTGGTGCAGCCTGTCCATGCTCACTACAAGCCAATAAGCTCAGGGGTTGCCATTGTGCGCATTCCCCCGCACGTTGTAGTTAAAATTTATCGCCAACTCTTTGCAAATGCGGAGCTCTTCCCCATGGACATTGATGCCATTTTGTCCAACAAGCTTAATTTGGGCACTTTCATGGCAGTTCCTAAGAAGCTGCTTCCTAATTGGAACCCTGAAACTGGGATTCTTCCTCAGAGCTTTGCAGTGTTGAGTGTGTGGAACACTAAAGAAGTTTTCAAGTTGCAGGTTAAGGGAGTGTCTAAGCTAACTTATGCATGTTGCATGGGGAGTAGAGTGTTGGATTCATGGGTACCATGGCTTAGATTACCTTCATTTCCAGATGTGTTCAGTCAATTTGGGGTGTATTTCTTGTATGGACTATCCATGAGAGGAAGTGATGGGCCACGGCTGATGAAGTTTCTATGTAGATTCGTGCATAACATGGCTAAGGATGATGTGGGATGTGGGGCGGTGGTAGCAGAGGTAGGCCAACAGGATCCTGTGAGAGCCGCCATACCCCATTGGAGAAGATTTTCATGGAGTGAAGATTTATGGTGCATCAAGAAGCTGAGAGATTTGGAAGGGGATGAGTGTAATTGGATCAAATCTCCACCTTCATCAGCAGGGATATTTGTTGATCCTAGAGACATCTAA
- the LOC111791708 gene encoding magnesium transporter MRS2-1-like: MADLKERLLPPKPSSAINLRETINNRPSASGRVPFQGVDVLGLKKRGQGLRSWIRVDSSGNSQIIEVDKFTMMRRCDLPARDLRLLDPLFVYPSTILGREKAIVVNLEQIRCIITAEEVLLLNSLDSYVLQYVVELQRRLKTTGVDEVWQNDTNHGADLNRRRGSRNFDNVFGNTSPDYLPFEFRALEVALEAACTFLDSQAAELEIEAYPLLDELTSKISTLNLERVRRLKSRLVALTRRVQKVRDEIEQLMDDDGDMAEMYLTEKKMRMESFVYGDQSVTGYRSIDGASFSAPVSPVSSPPESRKLEKSLSIARSRHESTKSSESSTENIEELEMLLEAYFVVIDSTLNKLTSLKEYIDDTEDFINIQLDNVRNQLIQFELLLTTATFVVAIFGVVAGIFGMNFEIPMFGNPDAFKWVLLITGVSGIIIFSAFVWFFRYKRLMPL, encoded by the exons ATGGCGGATCTCAAAGAGCGGTTGCTTCCACCGAAACCTTCATCTGCTATTAATCTTAGGGAGACAATTAATAATCGACCATCAGCCTCTGGGAGGGTGCCTTTTCAAGGTGTGGATGTTCTAGGGCTGAAGAAGCGAGGGCAGGGACTTAGATCTTGGATCCGAGTAGATTCCTCTGGGAACTCCCAGATTATTGAGGTTGATAAGTTCACCATGATGCGTCGTTGTGATCTACCTGCGCGTGATTTACGTTTGCTTGATCCTTTGTTTGTTTACCCTTCAACAATTCTTGGTAGAGAGAAGGCTATTGTGGTCAATCTAGAGCAGATTCGATGCATTATAACAGCTGAAGAAGTTTTGCTATTAAATTCCCTTGATAGTTATGTACTGCAGTATGTGGTAGAGCTACAGAGGCGATTGAAAACCACCGGGGTTGATGAGGTTTGGCAGAATGACACAAATCATGGAGCTGACTTAAATCGAAGAAGAGGAAGCAGGAATTTCGATAACGTATTTGGAAACACCTCTCCTGATTATTTGCCCTTTGAATTCAGAGCTTTAGAAGTTGCTTTGGAAGCAGCTTGTACATTTCTTGATTCCCAG GCTGCAGAGTTAGAAATCGAAGCATACCCGTTGCTAGATGAACTTACATCCAAAATCAGTACATTAAATTTGGAGCGGGTCCGCCGCTTGAAAAGTAGACTTGTTGCCCTGACTCGTAGGGTTCAGAAG GTTAGGGATGAAATAGAGCAGCTCATGGATGACGATGGAGATATGGCAGAAATGTATCTGactgagaagaaaatgagaatggaATCCTTTGTTTATGGCGATCAATCTGTTACTGGATACAGATCAATTGATGGAGCATCCTTTTCTGCTCCTGTTTCTCCTGTATCTTCACCACCTGAATCTCGCAAGCTCGAGAAGAGCCTGAGCATTGCCAGGAGCCGGCATGAGAGTACGAAAAGTTCAGAAAGTTCAACTGAAAATATAGAGGAGCTTGAGATGCTTCTTGAAGCATATTTTGTTGTCATTGATAGCACCCTGAATAAGTTGACATCG TTGAAGGAATACATCGATGACACAGAAGATTTCATCAACATCCAGCTG GATAATGTACGTAACCAGTTGATCCAGTTTGAGCTGCTACTCACTACTGCAACATTTGTCGTTGCCATTTTTGGGGTGGTAGCTGGAATTTTTGGcatgaattttgaaatacCAATGTTTGGGAATCCTGATGCATTCAAATGGGTTCTTCTAATAACAGGAGTAAGTGGAATTATCATATTTTCTgcatttgtttggtttttcaGATACAAAAGACTGATGCCACTCTAA
- the LOC111790001 gene encoding lamin-like protein, which yields MPASPHLLAFFLLLCTAASVFPVSATDHIVGANRGWNPGINYTLWANNHTFFVGDLISFRYQKNQYNVFEVNQSGYDNCTTEGAFGNWSSGKDFIPLNKAQRYYFICGNGQCFNGMKVTILVHPLPPPPSSPLASKDSSPSSATPRTGSRQWQIRALLVSLALIWFGSDWI from the exons ATGCCGGCCTCGCCGCACCTCCTtgccttcttcctcctcctctgcACCGCCGCCTCTGTCTTCCCCGTCTCCGCTACCGACCACATCGTCGGCGCTAACCGCGGCTGGAACCCCGGCATCAACTACACTCTCTGGGCTAACAATCACACCTTCTTCGTCGGCGACCTCATCT CATTTAGGTATCAGAAGAACCAATACAATGTGTTTGAGGTTAACCAATCAGGGTATGACAACTGCACCACAGAGGGGGCCTTTGGGAATTGGAGCAGTGGCAAGGACTTCATTCCTCTCAACAAGGCCCAAAGGTACTACTTCATTTGTGGCAATGGGCAGTGTTTTAATGGCATGAAGGTGACCATTCTTGTtcatcctcttcctcctcctccatcttCTCCCCTTGCCTCCAAGGATTCCTCGCCCTCCTCCGCCACACCCCGGACAGGTTCTCGACAATGGCAGATTCGTGCTCTGCTTGTCTCTTTGGCTTTGATTTGGTTTGGATCTGACTGGATTTAG
- the LOC111789706 gene encoding probable WRKY transcription factor 40 isoform X2, giving the protein MKHELLIDFESDRQATWPSFPFLPYFLPFIHSFIHSNMPKSAHQIRTSSLKFPLPLLIYPLPTPSGSSQNPTFSSFKLPPLMAAYSSWLDSVDTSLDLNLQPLRFSGEAPVSGEPSISVPLLLCFSRTERNYMEVERKVSVKEETGALMEELKRVNAENKKLTEMLSVVCENYNTLRGHLMEQMNKSGEKEICCSSKKRKSESSESSSTDEDSFKEPKQETMNKSAKITTVQVKIGASDSNLVVKDGYQWRKYGQKVTRDNPCPRAYFKCSFAPTCPVKKKVQRSVEDQSVLVATYEGEHNHPQASQIDPTSARSVSIAPAPLTAAPRSLSTPPKPTTEAKTISNPRFESPEVQQFLVEQMASSLTKDPNFTAALAAAISGKIFQH; this is encoded by the exons ATGAAGCACGAGTTGTTGATTGACTTTGAATCCGACCGACAGGCGACATGGCCCTCTTTCCCCTTCCTTCCCTACTTCCttccattcattcattcattcattcattcaaatatGCCAAAATCCGCACACCAAATCAGAACCTCTTCTCTCAAATTCCCACTCCCACTTCTTATATATCCTCTCCCAACCCCATCTGGGTCTTCCCAAAATCctaccttttcttcttttaaactTCCCCCCCTCATGGCCGCTTATTCTTCTTGGTTGGATTCTGTTGACACTTCTCTAGATCTCAATCTTCAACCTCTCAGATTCTCCGGCGAGGCTCCGGTGAGTGGAGAGCCCTCAATCTCTGTTCCTTtgcttctctgtttctctcgGACT GAGAGGAATTACATGGAGGTTGAGAGGAAGGTTTCTGTGAAAGAAGAG aCTGGAGCTTTAATGGAGGAATTGAAGAGGGTGAATGCAGAGAACAAGAAATTGACTGAAATGTTGTCTGTTGTGTGTGAAAATTACAACACTCTGAGAGGGCATTTGATGGAACAGATGAACAAAAGTGGAGAAAAGGAGATTTGTTGTTCTTCAAAGAAGAGGAAATCAGAGAGTTCTGAGAGTAGCTCAACTGATGAAGACTCTTTCAAGGAACCAAAACAGGAAACCATGAACAAATCTGCTAAAATCACAACAGTTCAAGTCAAAATTGGAGCTTCTGATTCAAATCTG GTTGTTAAAGATGGATATCAATGGAGGAAATATGGCCAAAAGGTCACTAGAGATAATCCTTGTCCTAGAGCTTATTTCAAATGCTCTTTTGCCCCAACCTGCCCTGTCAAGAAGAAG GTTCAAAGAAGTGTAGAAGATCAATCAGTTCTGGTGGCCACATATGAAGGCGAACATAACCATCCACAAGCATCTCAGATCGACCCCACTTCCGCCCGTTCTGTCAGCATAGCTCCGGCACCGCTCACGGCAGCTCCGAGATCCTTGTCTACGCCGCCCAAACCGACGACAGAAGCTAAAACGATTTCCAACCCAAGATTTGAGTCGCCGGAAGTGCAACAGTTTCTCGTCGAACAGATGGCTTCTTCGTTGACAAAAGATCCCAATTTTACGGCGGCGCTAGCGGCGGCGATATCGGGAAAGATTTTCCAACATTAA